GAAAAACTGGAAGAGATAATTATTCCCCATGCCTATGCATGCGATCTTATGAGCGATGTCCTTGCCTTCTGTTCACCCGGCGCCCTGCTTCTGACAGGACTTACAAATGTGCAGATAATCAGAACGGCGCAAA
This Synergistaceae bacterium DNA region includes the following protein-coding sequences:
- a CDS encoding transcriptional regulator, translating into MNLSEVAEMINADILSGSEKLEEIIIPHAYACDLMSDVLAFCSPGALLLTGLTNVQIIRTAQ